From the genome of Streptomyces sp. JH34:
TTGCCCTTCCTCACCCCTCTCGTCCTCGCCGTACCGGTGTGGGTGTCCGCGGTGTGCGTCGCGGCGATCGCGGGTGGCATGACCGGCGGCGCCCTGCTGGCCGGAGCCACCGGGTCCTTCGCCCTGACCACCCTGGCGGGGATCGGTCTCGGCGGAGCGCTGGTCGCGAGCACCGTGCGGCTCTCCGCCTGGACCCTCGGCATCACGCAGAAGCTCCGTGACGCCCGGGACGTGCAGACCCGGCTGGCGGTCGCCGAGGAACGCCTGCGCTTCGGCCGGGACATGCACGACGTCCTGGGCCGTAACCTCGCGGTGATCGCGCTGAAGAGCGAGCTCGCGGTCGAACTGGCGGAGCGCGGGATCCCCTCGGCGACGGACCAGATGGTCGAGGTACAGCGCATCGCACGCGCCTCGCAGCAGGAGGTCCGGGACGTCGTACGGGGCTATCGCGAGGCCGATCTCCGTACGGAACTACTGGGCGCCCAGGGGGTTTTGCGGGCGGCCGGCATCGCGTGCGCCGTCCACGGCGACGGCGACGAGCTTCCCTCACCGGTGCAGTCGGCTCTCGGCTGGGCCGTACGCGAGGCGGCCACCAACGTGCTGCGGCACGGTGACCCCCGGCGGTGCGACATCCGGCTGGAGACGGCGCGGGGATCCGTCCGGCTGGTCGTGGAGAACGACGGGGTGACGCCGGACACGGCCGTCGTCCCCGGCAGCGGCTCCGGGCTCCACGGGCTCCGGGAACGGCTGGCCGCGGTCGGCGGTTCACTGGAGGCGGGACCGACGGGTGACGGGGCGTTCCATCTGACCGCCGCCGTACCGCTGCCCTCACCCCGGACCACCGCGACCGCCCCGCCGGAGACGGGCTGACACCCGAAGAGCTGACACCCGCACCGGCCCGCCATGGCCGTCCTGGACCTCGGGATGCCGGACGGTGTGAAGGTCGCCACATCGACGCGGTCCGCCCTCCACGGCCGCCGGGGCGTGATCGTGACGAGCCATGGCCCGCGCTGCGATCCGAAGCGCGCTCCGGAGAC
Proteins encoded in this window:
- a CDS encoding histidine kinase; protein product: MWVRAQVLKWKRRDGFDKIDLYTRGTLHSTVWGTVLCVSLLSVTHPVRDSDAPVALIAGTVLTAVAQGVCSVPLVPRALGGYLGREAVTGRLIFLSAVLFLANAACLLTLGWFTGTEEYPELPVALGSVTLPFLTPLVLAVPVWVSAVCVAAIAGGMTGGALLAGATGSFALTTLAGIGLGGALVASTVRLSAWTLGITQKLRDARDVQTRLAVAEERLRFGRDMHDVLGRNLAVIALKSELAVELAERGIPSATDQMVEVQRIARASQQEVRDVVRGYREADLRTELLGAQGVLRAAGIACAVHGDGDELPSPVQSALGWAVREAATNVLRHGDPRRCDIRLETARGSVRLVVENDGVTPDTAVVPGSGSGLHGLRERLAAVGGSLEAGPTGDGAFHLTAAVPLPSPRTTATAPPETG